Part of the Leptotrichia massiliensis genome, AAAGCAAAATTTTCCAAATAAATTTTAATTGAAAGGAACAAAAAAATGGCAAAAGAAAAAGTAGTTTTAGCATATTCAGGTGGACTTGATACATCGATTATCATACCTTGGCTAAAAGAAAATTATGATTTAGAAGTAATTGCGTGCTGTGTTGATGTTGGACAAGATGAAGATATGGAAGCTGTAAAAGTTAAAGCTATCGAATCTGGAGCTTCTAAGGTTTATGTAGAAGATAAAAAAGATGAATTTGTAAAAGATTATGCTTTCCGTGCTTTAAGAGCAGGGGCAGTTTATGAAAATAAATATTTATTGGGAACTTCATTTGCAAGACCATTAATTTCTAAAGCATTGGTGGATGTTGCCCACAAAGAAGGAGCGACGTATATTTGTCACGGATGTACTGGAAAAGGAAATGATCAAGTTAGATTTGAAACTGGCGTATTTTCATTAGATCCAACATTAAAAATTATTGCACCTTGGAGACTTTGGGATATTTCTTCAAGAGAAGATGCAATTGACTATGCACAAAAAAATAATATAAAAATAACTGTAACGAAAGAAAAAATTTACTCAAGAGATCAGAATTTATGGCATATCTCACATGAAGGCGGAGATATTGAAGGGCTTGAAAATGAGCATAAGGAAGATATTGTCTATATGATGACAACTCCGCCTGAAAAAGCACCAGACAAGCCAACATACGTAGATATTACATTTGAACAAGGTTGGCCAGTAAAAGTTGACGGAGAAGCATTGGAGCCAGTGGAATTATTAAGAAAATTAAATAAAATTGCTGGAGAAAATGGTGTTGGTGTTATTGACATTGTTGAAAATAGATTAGTTGGAATGAAATCAAGAGGAATTTATGAAACACCAGGTGGAACATTGTTAATGGAAGCACTAAAAGAGCTTGAAACTTTAATTTTTGATAAAGATACTTTTGAATTTAAAAAACTTGTTTCTCAAAAATATGCAAGTATAGCTTATTCAGGACAATGGTTTACACCCCTTCGTGAAGGACTTGACGCATTTGTAGATGAAACTTCAAAAAATGTAAATGGTACAATAAAACTGAAACTATACAAAGGAAGTATAAAAATCGCTGGAAGATTTACTGATTTTGCATTGTATGATGAAGAAATTTCTTCATTTGGTGCAAGTGAACTTTATAGTCACAAAGATGCAGAAGGATTTATAAAATTATTCTCACTTCCAAACAGAATCAGAGCTTATAAAAAACATAAATAAAATTAATTGAAGGATTCTTAAAATAACAATTTTGGGAATTCTTTTTTATTTGTTCTTTATTTATTTTTACAGAATCGCTCATTTTGACAAATCCTTATCTTGCAGTAAAAGTTTATTAATTTATTTTATTAAAGAAAAATATTTATCATAGATTTCGAATTTTTAATATAGATTGATTATAACTAAAATTTATTACAAATAAGAATTAAAATATATAGTTAAAAAATTTACAAAACCAATTTTTTGTAGTACAATATAGAAGAATTGGTTAAAAATAGATAAAATTTGAAAAATAGTAATAAATAGATAAAATTTTTTAATATAGGAGGTTTTAATGAAAATAAAAGATATGTTTGAACAGAAGGAGCATCTTATTTCCTTTGAGATTTTTCCACCAAACAAAAATTTTTCGCAAGAGAAATTAAAAGAGGTGACGGCTGAACTGGTTGAATGCAAGCCTGATTTTATTAGCGTTACATACGGTGCAGGCGGTCAAACTAAAGGTGGGACTATTGAAATGGCTTCTCACATTAAAAATAATTTGAAAACAGAAGTTTTGGCTCATTTAACTTGTGTTGGAAGTAAGAAAAGCGAAATTCATGATTATTTGCAGGAAGCAAAAAGTAAAAATGTAAAAAATATTTTGGCACTTCGTGGAGATGTTCCGCAAGGAGAAACAGAAGATATTTATAACAAGGGCGATTATAAGTACGCTTCTGAACTGATTAGTGACTTGAGAAAAAACAGTGAATTTGA contains:
- a CDS encoding argininosuccinate synthase, giving the protein MAKEKVVLAYSGGLDTSIIIPWLKENYDLEVIACCVDVGQDEDMEAVKVKAIESGASKVYVEDKKDEFVKDYAFRALRAGAVYENKYLLGTSFARPLISKALVDVAHKEGATYICHGCTGKGNDQVRFETGVFSLDPTLKIIAPWRLWDISSREDAIDYAQKNNIKITVTKEKIYSRDQNLWHISHEGGDIEGLENEHKEDIVYMMTTPPEKAPDKPTYVDITFEQGWPVKVDGEALEPVELLRKLNKIAGENGVGVIDIVENRLVGMKSRGIYETPGGTLLMEALKELETLIFDKDTFEFKKLVSQKYASIAYSGQWFTPLREGLDAFVDETSKNVNGTIKLKLYKGSIKIAGRFTDFALYDEEISSFGASELYSHKDAEGFIKLFSLPNRIRAYKKHK